From one Nothobranchius furzeri strain GRZ-AD chromosome 2, NfurGRZ-RIMD1, whole genome shotgun sequence genomic stretch:
- the hsf2 gene encoding heat shock factor protein 2, whose product MKQNSNVPAFLSKLWTLVEDADTNEFICWSQEGSSFLVLDEQRFAKEILPKFFKHNNMASFVRQLNMYGFRKVMHIDTGIVKQERDGPVEFQHPYFKHGQDDLLENIKRKVSNTRPEDNKFRHGDLTKILASVQNIHSKQESIDVRLASLKRENEALWREISDLRQKHSHQQQLIKKLIHFIITLVQSNRILNLKRKRSILMNSNGQKPKYIHQIYEDKARVDQMPVSDAGPRLNSVKGGDIVDDVIICDLTENDADDGADITEATPACEHGDLEIVEVELDGCGGLPAETEANPTCTGDLRQAEAKESAAENQTNGGGATSNALLLNKPSGLSLEDPLKMMDSILNESGTISQNISLLGKVELMDYLDSIDCSLEDFQAMLYEKQFGVDFDALEENVSTKENTTQTNRGRAQDHTDKQLIQYTTCPLLAFLDGCSPSADLDLGPTGTASMEASHSGVSVEAEPHTRLLETSLEPKQPRRGSLIRLEPLTEAEASEETLFYLCELSPAGAEPDSPHLSGL is encoded by the exons ATGAAGCAGAACTCGAACGTGCCGGCTTTCTTATCAAAGCTCTGGACTCTGGTGGAGGACGCGGACACCAACGAGTTTATTTGCTGGAGCCAG GAGGGGAGCAGCTTCCTGGTTTTGGACGAGCAGCGCTTTGCTAAGGAGATCCTCCCCAAGTTCTTCAAGCACAACAACATGGCCAGCTTTGTTAGGCAGCTGAACATGT ATGGATTCAGGAAGGTGATGCACATCGACACAGGCATTGTGAAACAGGAGAGGGATGGTCCTGTGGAGTTTCAGCACCCCTACTTCAAACACGGACAGGATGACCTGCTGGAGAACATCAAGAGAAAG GTTTCTAACACACGACCTGAAGACAACAAGTTTAGACATGGAGACCTGACCAAAATCCTGGCAAGTGTGCAGAACATTCACAGCAAACAGGAGAGCATTGATGTCAGGCTGGCATCTCTCAAGAG GGAGAACGAAGCTCTATGGAGAGAGATTTCAGACCTGAGACAGAAACATTCCCATCAACAGCAGCTCATTAAAAAG CTGATACATTTCATCATCACACTGGTACAAAGTAACCGCATTTTGAATTTAAAACGTAAAAG GTCAATTCTTATGAACAGCAATGGGCAGAAACCCAAATACATTCATCAGATTTATGAGGATAAAGCACGTGTGGACCAG ATGCCGGTCAGCGATGCTGGTCCGCGTCTGAACAGTGTGAAGGGTGGGGACATCGTAGATGATGTCATCATCTGTGACCTGACTGAGAATGATGCTGACGATGGCGcggacatcacagaggcaactccAGCCTGTGAACACGG TGATCTAGAAATTGTGGAAGTAGAACTGGATGGCTGTGGGGGGCTGCCAGCTGAGACGGAGGCCAACCCCACCTGTACAGGTGACCTCAGACAGGCTGAAGCTAAAGAATCAGCAGCAGAGAACCAGACGAACGGCGGCGGAGCGACCAGCAACGCTCTGCTGCTCAATAAGCCCTCTGGTCTGAGCCTAGAAGATCCGCTAAAGATGATGGACTCCATACTCAACGAGAGCGGAACAATTTCACAAAACATCAGCCTTCTGGGAAA GGTGGAGCTCATGGACTATCTGGACAGTATCGACTGCAGTCTGGAGGACTTCCAGGCCATGCTCTATGAAAAGCAGTTTGGGGTAGATTTTGACGCTCTGGAG GAGAACGTGTCGACCAAAGAGAACACTACCCAGACGAACAGAGGCAGAGCACAAGATCACACGG ATAAACAGTTAATCCAGTACACCACCTGCCCCCTGCTGGCCTTCCTGGATGGCTGTTCCCCTTCTGCAGACCTGGATTTGGGTCCCACTGGAACAGCAAGCATGGAAGCCTCCCACTCTGGTGTTTCTGTGGAAGCTGAACCGCACACCCGGCTGCTGGAAACCAGCTTGGAGCCAAAGCAGCCCCGCCGGGGCTCCCTGATTCGCCTGGAGCCTCTAACAGAAGCAGAGGCCAGTGAGGAGACCCTGTTTTACCTGTGTGAACTGAGTCCTGCTGGGGCGGAGCCTGACTCCCCCCACCTGAGTGGCCTGTGA
- the lpin1b gene encoding phosphatidate phosphatase LPIN1 isoform X2 — MNYVGQLAGQVFVQVKELYRGLNPATLSGCIDVIVVRQPDDSLQCSPFHVRFGKMGVLRSREKVVDMEINGVPVDLHMKLGDNGEAFFVRETENGQEVIPSYLATSPILSDGAVLMSPPLLGKSPGPPVQTLGSMGSSGETKKRRKRRRKSRADSTRREESGDYSADEDMFSIDMSSDEGGEGEKNRSASREALGDETAALSSFKQNGVHTRSDGEWSPARSPSNYRPTSPKSDSELITNMSDSDSQNPAMHWAWGELPQAATPSFLPLKSSPPPVYPVSIPVTQNTHFRAIPREMPSGPRRACCEMPARRLVMEEEGVAKEESDGVESESVRAKAPALASETRADMEEMSLRPLGKTDSPKRKDKRSRHLGADGVYLDDLTDLEPEVAALYFPKSDSGLAVRSVSDPGLHSSSQSPQSMSSGGDSGVDSYCDPMSDLPSIAVSLCGGLNDNKEITKEEFQDKIISYQQFMENPSIIDDPNLVVKVGSKYFNWSSAAPLVLAMQVFQKPLPKAAVEKIMKEKMPKKGGRWWFSWRGRNSNTKPDSVDELGACGSVEQAGKMKSRHKEESSSSDEDHLAAKQSSPIIQSEPGPPPGGVSYKKTLRLTSDQLLSLQLLDGPNDVVFSVTTQYQGTCRCQGTIYLWNWDDKIIISDIDGTITRSDTLGHILPTLGKDWTHQGIAHLYHKVSQNGYKFLYCSARAIGMADMTRGYLNWVNERGTMLPMGPVLLSPSSLFSALHREVIEKKPEKFKVECLTDIKHLFYPNTQPFYAAFGNRPTDVYSYKEVGVPLNRIFTVNPKGELVQEHAKTNISSYARLGEVVDHVFPLKARSSSSDFPCSDTFSHFTYWREQLPQVDAQETTPPADDPTSSSNLSDGAVAAI, encoded by the exons ATGAACTATGTTGGCCAGCTGGCAGGCCAGGTGTTTGTACAGGTCAAGGAGCTGTACCGAGGCCTCAATCCTGCAACACTCTCTGGATGCATTGATGTCATCGTGGTGAGGCAGCCCGATGACTCGCTGCAGTGCTCTCCCTTCCACGTTCGCTTTGGTAAAATGGGTGTCCTGCGCTCCAGAGAGAAAGTG GTGGACATGGAAATAAATGGAGTGCCAGTGGATCTTCATATGAAGCTCGGGGACAATGGAGAGGCCTTCTTTGTGCGAGAAACAGAAAACGGTCAG GAAGTCATTCCCTCCTACTTGGCCACCTCTCCCATCTTGTCCGATGGAGCCGTTTTGATGAGCCCCCCCCTGTTAGGGAAGAGCCCTGGACCTCCCGTCCAAACCTTGGGCTCCATGGGGAGCAGTGGAGAGacaaagaagaggaggaagaggaggaggaagagtcgAGCAGACAGCACCAGGAGAGAGGAGAGTGGGGACTACTCTGCAGATGAAGACATGTTTTCCATAGACATGAGCTCAGATGAAGGAGGGGAGGGGGAGAAAAACAG ATCTGCATCACGGGAAGCTTTAGGGGACGAAACGGCTGCTCTGAGTTCATTCAAACAGAACGGAGTTCACACTCGATCGGACGGGGAGTGGAGTCCAGCCCGAAG TCCCAGCAACTATCGCCCCACGTCTCCTAAAAGCGACTCTGAGCTGATCACCAACATGTCGGACTCGGACAGTCAGAATCCAGCGATGCACTGGGCGTGGGGGGAGTTGCCGCAGGCCGCCACG CCGTCATTCCTCCCGCTGAAATCCAGCCCGCCACCTGTGTATCCCGTATCCATCCCTGTGACGCAAAACACACACTTCCGTGCGATTCCTCGTGAGATGCCGTCAGGACCACGCAGGGCCTGCTGTGAGATGCCAGCTCGAAGACTGGTGATGGAGGAGGAGGGCGTGGCCAAAGAGGAGTCCGATGGGGTGGAGTCAGAATCGGTGAGGGCGAAGGCTCCGGCGCTAGCGTCAGAGACGCGGGCCGACATGGAGGAGATGTCTCTGCGTCCTCTCGGGAAGACAGACTCTCCCAAGAGGAAAG ACAAAAGGAGCCGCCACCTTGGTGCTGACGGGGTTTACCTGGATGACCTCACCGACCTGGAGCCGGAGGTGGCAGCACTGTATTTTCCTAAGAG CGACAGCGGCTTGGCCGTGAGAAGCGTGTCTGACCCGGGCCTCCACAGCTCTAGTCAGTCCCCACAGTCCATGAGCTCAGGAGGAGACAGCGGCGTGGACAGCTACTGTGACCCCATGTCTGACCTCCCTTCCATCGCCGTCTCCCTGTGTGGAGGGCTCAATGACAACAAGGAGATCACTAAAG AAGAGTTTCAGGATAAGATCATCTCCTATCAACAGTTCATGGAAAACCCCTCCATCATCGATGACCCCAACCTAGTGGTGAAAGTTGGCTCAAA ATACTTTAACTGGAGCTCGGCGGCTCCGCTGGTGCTCGCCATGCAAGTCTTCCAGAAACCTCTGCCAaag GCTGCCGTGGAGAAAATCATGAAGGAGAAGATGCCCAAGAAAGGAGGGAGGTGGTGGTTCTCCTGGAGGGGCAGAAACAGCAACACCAAACCA GATTCCGTTGATGAGCTCGGAGCGTGTGGTTCTGTCGAGCAGGCTGGAAAGATGAAAAGCAG ACATAAAGAAGAGTCATCTTCCAGCGACGAAGACCACCTTGCAGCCAAGCAGAGTTCTCCCATCATCCAATCAGAGCCTGGACCCCCACCAGGAGGCGTGTCCTATAAGAAAACACTCCGTCTGACCTCAGATCAGCTG CTGTCGCTCCAGTTGCTCGACGGTCCAAACGACGTTGTGTTTAGCGTGACCACTCAGTATCAGGGAACCTGTCGCTGTCAAGGAACCATCTACCTCTGGAACTGGGACGACAAGATCATCATCTCTGACATCGATGGAACCATCACCAG GTCAGACACGCTGGGACACATCCTGCCCACTCTTGGCAAAGACTGGACACATCAGGGAATTGCTCACCTTTACCACAAAGTTAGCCA AAATGGCTACAAGTTCCTGTACTGTTCGGCCCGAGCCATCGGCATGGCTGACATGACAAGAGGTTACCTGAACTGGGTCAACGAGAGAGGCACCATGTTGCCTATGGGCCCGGTTCTGCTAAGCCCGAGCAGCCTGTTCTCAGCTCTGCACAG GGAGGTGATTGAGAAGAAGCCGGAGAAATTCAAGGTGGAGTGTCTCACAGACATCAAGCATCTCTTCTACCCAAACACGCAACCTTTCTACGCCGCCTTTGGCAACAGACCAACG gaTGTGTATTCTTATAAAGAAGTAGGAGTGCCACTGAACAGGATTTTTACCGTGAACCCTAAAGGGGAGTTGGTGCAGGAACACGCCAAGACCAACATCTCATC TTATGCTCGTCTGGGCGAAGTGGTGGACCACGTGTTTCCCCTCAAAGCTCGCTCCTCCTCCTCAGACTTCCCCTGCTCAGACACCTTCAGCCACTTCACCTACTGGAGGGAGCAGCTTCCTCAGGTGGACGCTCAGGAAACGACGCCACCAGCGGACGATCCCACTTCCTCCTCAAACCTGAGCGATGGAGCCGTAGCAGCTATTTGA
- the lpin1b gene encoding phosphatidate phosphatase LPIN1 isoform X1: protein MISTEGEEELDEAVQQDSPDTTWSWTRQTMNYVGQLAGQVFVQVKELYRGLNPATLSGCIDVIVVRQPDDSLQCSPFHVRFGKMGVLRSREKVVDMEINGVPVDLHMKLGDNGEAFFVRETENGQEVIPSYLATSPILSDGAVLMSPPLLGKSPGPPVQTLGSMGSSGETKKRRKRRRKSRADSTRREESGDYSADEDMFSIDMSSDEGGEGEKNRSASREALGDETAALSSFKQNGVHTRSDGEWSPARSPSNYRPTSPKSDSELITNMSDSDSQNPAMHWAWGELPQAATPSFLPLKSSPPPVYPVSIPVTQNTHFRAIPREMPSGPRRACCEMPARRLVMEEEGVAKEESDGVESESVRAKAPALASETRADMEEMSLRPLGKTDSPKRKDKRSRHLGADGVYLDDLTDLEPEVAALYFPKSDSGLAVRSVSDPGLHSSSQSPQSMSSGGDSGVDSYCDPMSDLPSIAVSLCGGLNDNKEITKEEFQDKIISYQQFMENPSIIDDPNLVVKVGSKYFNWSSAAPLVLAMQVFQKPLPKAAVEKIMKEKMPKKGGRWWFSWRGRNSNTKPDSVDELGACGSVEQAGKMKSRHKEESSSSDEDHLAAKQSSPIIQSEPGPPPGGVSYKKTLRLTSDQLLSLQLLDGPNDVVFSVTTQYQGTCRCQGTIYLWNWDDKIIISDIDGTITRSDTLGHILPTLGKDWTHQGIAHLYHKVSQNGYKFLYCSARAIGMADMTRGYLNWVNERGTMLPMGPVLLSPSSLFSALHREVIEKKPEKFKVECLTDIKHLFYPNTQPFYAAFGNRPTDVYSYKEVGVPLNRIFTVNPKGELVQEHAKTNISSYARLGEVVDHVFPLKARSSSSDFPCSDTFSHFTYWREQLPQVDAQETTPPADDPTSSSNLSDGAVAAI from the exons ACCCGTCAGACCATGAACTATGTTGGCCAGCTGGCAGGCCAGGTGTTTGTACAGGTCAAGGAGCTGTACCGAGGCCTCAATCCTGCAACACTCTCTGGATGCATTGATGTCATCGTGGTGAGGCAGCCCGATGACTCGCTGCAGTGCTCTCCCTTCCACGTTCGCTTTGGTAAAATGGGTGTCCTGCGCTCCAGAGAGAAAGTG GTGGACATGGAAATAAATGGAGTGCCAGTGGATCTTCATATGAAGCTCGGGGACAATGGAGAGGCCTTCTTTGTGCGAGAAACAGAAAACGGTCAG GAAGTCATTCCCTCCTACTTGGCCACCTCTCCCATCTTGTCCGATGGAGCCGTTTTGATGAGCCCCCCCCTGTTAGGGAAGAGCCCTGGACCTCCCGTCCAAACCTTGGGCTCCATGGGGAGCAGTGGAGAGacaaagaagaggaggaagaggaggaggaagagtcgAGCAGACAGCACCAGGAGAGAGGAGAGTGGGGACTACTCTGCAGATGAAGACATGTTTTCCATAGACATGAGCTCAGATGAAGGAGGGGAGGGGGAGAAAAACAG ATCTGCATCACGGGAAGCTTTAGGGGACGAAACGGCTGCTCTGAGTTCATTCAAACAGAACGGAGTTCACACTCGATCGGACGGGGAGTGGAGTCCAGCCCGAAG TCCCAGCAACTATCGCCCCACGTCTCCTAAAAGCGACTCTGAGCTGATCACCAACATGTCGGACTCGGACAGTCAGAATCCAGCGATGCACTGGGCGTGGGGGGAGTTGCCGCAGGCCGCCACG CCGTCATTCCTCCCGCTGAAATCCAGCCCGCCACCTGTGTATCCCGTATCCATCCCTGTGACGCAAAACACACACTTCCGTGCGATTCCTCGTGAGATGCCGTCAGGACCACGCAGGGCCTGCTGTGAGATGCCAGCTCGAAGACTGGTGATGGAGGAGGAGGGCGTGGCCAAAGAGGAGTCCGATGGGGTGGAGTCAGAATCGGTGAGGGCGAAGGCTCCGGCGCTAGCGTCAGAGACGCGGGCCGACATGGAGGAGATGTCTCTGCGTCCTCTCGGGAAGACAGACTCTCCCAAGAGGAAAG ACAAAAGGAGCCGCCACCTTGGTGCTGACGGGGTTTACCTGGATGACCTCACCGACCTGGAGCCGGAGGTGGCAGCACTGTATTTTCCTAAGAG CGACAGCGGCTTGGCCGTGAGAAGCGTGTCTGACCCGGGCCTCCACAGCTCTAGTCAGTCCCCACAGTCCATGAGCTCAGGAGGAGACAGCGGCGTGGACAGCTACTGTGACCCCATGTCTGACCTCCCTTCCATCGCCGTCTCCCTGTGTGGAGGGCTCAATGACAACAAGGAGATCACTAAAG AAGAGTTTCAGGATAAGATCATCTCCTATCAACAGTTCATGGAAAACCCCTCCATCATCGATGACCCCAACCTAGTGGTGAAAGTTGGCTCAAA ATACTTTAACTGGAGCTCGGCGGCTCCGCTGGTGCTCGCCATGCAAGTCTTCCAGAAACCTCTGCCAaag GCTGCCGTGGAGAAAATCATGAAGGAGAAGATGCCCAAGAAAGGAGGGAGGTGGTGGTTCTCCTGGAGGGGCAGAAACAGCAACACCAAACCA GATTCCGTTGATGAGCTCGGAGCGTGTGGTTCTGTCGAGCAGGCTGGAAAGATGAAAAGCAG ACATAAAGAAGAGTCATCTTCCAGCGACGAAGACCACCTTGCAGCCAAGCAGAGTTCTCCCATCATCCAATCAGAGCCTGGACCCCCACCAGGAGGCGTGTCCTATAAGAAAACACTCCGTCTGACCTCAGATCAGCTG CTGTCGCTCCAGTTGCTCGACGGTCCAAACGACGTTGTGTTTAGCGTGACCACTCAGTATCAGGGAACCTGTCGCTGTCAAGGAACCATCTACCTCTGGAACTGGGACGACAAGATCATCATCTCTGACATCGATGGAACCATCACCAG GTCAGACACGCTGGGACACATCCTGCCCACTCTTGGCAAAGACTGGACACATCAGGGAATTGCTCACCTTTACCACAAAGTTAGCCA AAATGGCTACAAGTTCCTGTACTGTTCGGCCCGAGCCATCGGCATGGCTGACATGACAAGAGGTTACCTGAACTGGGTCAACGAGAGAGGCACCATGTTGCCTATGGGCCCGGTTCTGCTAAGCCCGAGCAGCCTGTTCTCAGCTCTGCACAG GGAGGTGATTGAGAAGAAGCCGGAGAAATTCAAGGTGGAGTGTCTCACAGACATCAAGCATCTCTTCTACCCAAACACGCAACCTTTCTACGCCGCCTTTGGCAACAGACCAACG gaTGTGTATTCTTATAAAGAAGTAGGAGTGCCACTGAACAGGATTTTTACCGTGAACCCTAAAGGGGAGTTGGTGCAGGAACACGCCAAGACCAACATCTCATC TTATGCTCGTCTGGGCGAAGTGGTGGACCACGTGTTTCCCCTCAAAGCTCGCTCCTCCTCCTCAGACTTCCCCTGCTCAGACACCTTCAGCCACTTCACCTACTGGAGGGAGCAGCTTCCTCAGGTGGACGCTCAGGAAACGACGCCACCAGCGGACGATCCCACTTCCTCCTCAAACCTGAGCGATGGAGCCGTAGCAGCTATTTGA